Proteins from a single region of Candidatus Poribacteria bacterium:
- a CDS encoding ABC transporter ATP-binding protein gives MRQPSTNTSMLQVSNLSKDYGSVEVLRDVSFRFTDGVSVAITGPSGSGKSTLLHIIGTLEKPTNGQVRINDTDPFALSEPELARYRNSVIGFVFQEHHLLPQYSVLENVLVPTFAFKQQPDANERAHELLNRVGLTDRISHRPGELSGGERQRVAIARALINQPDILLCDEPTGNLDTTTTETIANLLFELHQAEKNVLIVVTHNRTFASRFQQHLQLADGTCTVDSDS, from the coding sequence ATGCGTCAACCCTCTACCAACACATCCATGCTTCAAGTATCCAATCTCTCTAAAGACTACGGTTCTGTTGAGGTTTTACGAGATGTTTCATTTCGTTTTACGGATGGTGTATCCGTCGCTATCACCGGTCCCTCCGGTTCCGGTAAAAGCACCCTTTTACACATCATCGGCACTTTAGAGAAACCGACTAACGGACAGGTTAGGATTAACGACACGGATCCGTTTGCCCTCTCCGAACCTGAATTGGCGCGATATCGAAATTCCGTGATCGGGTTTGTGTTTCAGGAGCATCACTTGCTCCCGCAATATTCTGTGCTTGAGAACGTTCTCGTGCCTACATTCGCTTTTAAACAGCAGCCTGACGCAAACGAGCGAGCGCATGAACTCCTAAACCGGGTTGGGCTTACGGATCGGATATCGCACCGGCCTGGTGAGCTTTCAGGTGGTGAACGACAGCGCGTTGCGATCGCGCGTGCACTTATCAATCAACCGGATATTCTCCTCTGCGATGAGCCGACAGGCAACCTTGATACTACTACAACTGAAACTATCGCCAATCTGCTCTTTGAACTACATCAAGCGGAAAAAAACGTGTTGATTGTCGTCACACACAATCGGACGTTCGCCTCGCGTTTTCAGCAACACCTCCAACTCGCGGATGGCACTTGCACAGTAGATAGCGATTCATAA
- a CDS encoding thioesterase family protein, whose translation MSTEYRTKRKIEFADTDMAGIVHFTRFFVFMETAEHEFLRSLGTSVATEWNGDKIGWPRLAASCEYLSPLRFEDEVDIHLLVSRKGTKSLTYQFHFTHQGEDIARGQLTTVCCITNPGEKLRAIPIPDFIANQIHSSS comes from the coding sequence ATGTCCACTGAGTACCGAACCAAACGCAAAATTGAGTTCGCCGATACCGATATGGCGGGCATTGTCCATTTTACACGGTTCTTTGTCTTTATGGAGACAGCGGAGCACGAGTTCCTCCGTAGTTTAGGCACGAGTGTTGCGACGGAATGGAATGGGGATAAAATCGGGTGGCCCCGGCTCGCTGCTTCTTGTGAATATCTAAGTCCGCTCCGATTTGAAGATGAGGTGGATATTCACCTCTTGGTCTCCAGAAAAGGGACGAAATCGCTCACCTACCAGTTTCACTTTACACATCAGGGAGAGGACATCGCACGTGGGCAACTCACGACGGTCTGTTGTATAACAAATCCGGGTGAAAAGCTGCGTGCAATTCCTATCCCCGATTTCATCGCCAATCAGATACACAGTTCATCGTAG